A genomic window from Octopus sinensis unplaced genomic scaffold, ASM634580v1 Contig13674, whole genome shotgun sequence includes:
- the LOC115229780 gene encoding protein kintoun-like, producing MVFMDGLSKDELNSIAKALKNEKFRNLLAEYAEELKDPENRRRYEEEITELEKQRGRDIQFILPEPGFCLKARSKDSDTIFYINMSSNKDIQKPSCRRERANQSGATWSIPHSIFKPKEGTTPNLKQCTIVDVVFHPDTISLSRNAAFSKMAIQVAIESINKAFDLRIDPRSAKSLKILYKGTPTASIINKDGSNRPVDPPTLEELLPNNPKCIPTENNQPTRPEFQIKYRSKVELRDYDRLSTPADRSRPNELQLTVFLPNVTSAGDVDLEIFERHAVLSAPPPLNYDLHIPFKQSVDEDKGRAVFDKTHKKLIVTLPIVYKDLPPQHPPIVSEIQPEENEPVSDVPIEEPPVLLGKEIDQISREMPIFDSRLEDDGLYLILRTPGVSPDNLTVEVSEENRLCVLLTSLGQGGFPLYYKLALSVEGATCLSYRTDISQDNVLLVILYTAGEQVPVIHYGPSFENLSLVSPPSNGV from the coding sequence ATGGTATTTATGGATGGTCTCTCTAAGGATGAGTTGAACAGTATCGCAAAAGCtttaaaaaacgaaaaatttCGCAATTTACTTGCCGAGTACGCAGAGGAACTCAAAGACCCCGAAAACCGGCGTCGGTACGAAGAGGAAATAACCGAATTGGAAAAACAGCGAGGACGAGACATTCAGTTCATACTCCCCGAACCAGGGTTCTGTCTTAAAGCTCGTTCCAAAGATTCCGATACAATCTTCTATATCAACATGTCTTCCAACAAAGACATCCAAAAGCCATCCTGTCGTAGAGAGCGGGCAAATCAGTCCGGGGCTACGTGGTCGATACCCCACTCCATTTTCAAACCGAAAGAGGGAACGACTCCGAATCTCAAACAATGCACAATTGTGGACGTCGTCTTTCACCCCGACACTATTTCTCTCTCCAGGAACGCAGCCTTCAGTAAAATGGCCATTCAGGTGGCTATTGAGAGCATCAACAAGGCTTTTGATCTCCGAATCGACCCCCGATCGGCCAAATCACTTAAAATTCTTTACAAGGGGACCCCCACTGCCTCCATCATAAACAAGGACGGCTCCAACCGTCCTGTTGACCCGCCAACACTCGAAGAATTGCTTCCAAATAATCCTAAATGTATTCCGACGGAAAATAACCAGCCGACTCGGCCAGAATTCCAAATCAAATATCGTTCGAAGGTCGAGTTGAGGGATTATGACCGACTCAGCACTCCCGCAGACCGTAGTAGGCCAAATGAACTCCAATTGACCGTTTTCCTTCCCAACGTGACCAGTGCGGGGGATGTGGACTTGGAGATATTCGAGAGACATGCAGTCCTCTCAGCTCCACCACCCCTTAATTATGACCTCCATATTCCTTTTAAACAGTCAGTTGACGAGGACAAGGGCAGGGCTGTGTTCGACAAGACACACAAAAAATTGATCGTCACCCTTCCAATCGTCTACAAGGATTTACCCCCTCAGCACCCTCCAATTGTCTCTGAAATACAACCAGAAGAGAACGAGCCAGTCTCTGACGTGCCTATAGAAGAACCCCCTGTTTTATTGGGAAAAGAAATTGATCAAATTAGTCGGGAAATGCCTATTTTTGACAGTCGACTGGAGGATGATGGATTGTACCTCATATTGAGGACACCAGGAGTGTCTCCAGACAATCTGACCGTAGAAGTGAGTGAAGAGAATAGACTGTGTGTACTCCTCACCTCCTTGGGTCAGGGAGGGTTCCCGCTTTATTACAAACTCGCTCTCTCTGTTGAAGGGGCCACATGCCTTTCTTACAGAACAGACATTTCTCAAGATAATGTCCTCCTTGTAATTTTGTATACTGCGGGAGAACAAGTGCCGGTGATCCACTATGGTCCTTCATTTGAGAATCTCTCATTGGTTAGTCCTCCTTCTAATGGTGTGTAG